A part of Streptomyces sp. NBC_01210 genomic DNA contains:
- a CDS encoding RtcB family protein, protein MSYVEVPGANVPIRMWTDPSKVEGGAMQQLQNVATLPWIKGLAVMPDVHYGKGATVGSVIAMHGAVCPAAVGVDIGCGMSAVKTSLTANDLPGDLSRLRAKIEQAIPVGRGMHDDPVDPGRIHGFPTGGWDDFWSRFDGVADAVKFRQARATKQMGTLGSGNHFVEFCLDESGSVWLMLHSGSRNIGKELADFHIGEAQKLPHNQGLVDRDLAVFISDTPQMAAYRNDLFWAQEYAKYNRAIMMGLFQEVVRKEFKKAKVTFEPVISCHHNYVAEERYEGMDLLVTRKGAIRAGSGDFGIIPGSMGTGSYIVKGLGNAKSFNSASHGAGRKMSRNAAKRRFSTRDLEEQTRGVECRKDSGVVDEIPGAYKPIEKVMEQQRDLVQVVAKLKQVICVKG, encoded by the coding sequence ATGTCGTATGTAGAGGTACCGGGCGCCAATGTCCCGATCCGGATGTGGACCGACCCGTCGAAGGTCGAGGGCGGCGCGATGCAGCAGCTGCAGAACGTCGCAACCCTGCCCTGGATCAAGGGCCTGGCCGTGATGCCGGACGTCCACTACGGCAAGGGCGCGACGGTCGGCTCGGTGATCGCGATGCACGGGGCGGTCTGCCCGGCGGCGGTCGGAGTCGATATCGGCTGCGGGATGTCGGCCGTGAAGACATCGCTCACCGCGAACGACCTGCCGGGTGACCTTTCCAGGCTCCGCGCCAAGATCGAGCAGGCGATTCCGGTCGGCCGGGGGATGCACGACGACCCGGTGGATCCGGGCCGGATACACGGTTTCCCGACGGGGGGATGGGACGACTTCTGGAGCCGGTTCGATGGGGTGGCCGATGCGGTCAAGTTCCGTCAGGCTCGGGCGACGAAGCAGATGGGAACGCTGGGATCCGGGAACCATTTTGTCGAGTTCTGTCTCGACGAATCGGGTTCGGTCTGGCTGATGCTGCACTCCGGATCCCGGAACATCGGCAAGGAACTGGCCGACTTCCATATCGGCGAGGCGCAGAAGCTGCCGCACAACCAGGGTCTGGTAGACCGCGACCTGGCGGTTTTCATCTCGGACACCCCGCAGATGGCGGCGTACCGGAATGACCTCTTCTGGGCGCAGGAGTACGCGAAGTACAACCGCGCGATCATGATGGGGCTCTTCCAGGAAGTGGTCCGCAAGGAGTTCAAGAAGGCGAAGGTGACCTTCGAGCCGGTGATCTCCTGTCACCACAACTATGTGGCGGAGGAGCGGTACGAGGGCATGGACCTGCTGGTCACCCGTAAGGGCGCTATCCGCGCCGGTAGCGGGGACTTCGGAATCATTCCGGGGTCGATGGGCACCGGTTCGTACATCGTGAAGGGGCTCGGGAACGCCAAGTCCTTCAACTCGGCTTCGCACGGCGCCGGTCGGAAGATGAGCCGGAATGCTGCGAAGCGGCGGTTCTCGACGCGGGACCTGGAGGAGCAGACGCGGGGTGTGGAGTGCCGTAAGGACTCCGGCGTCGTGGATGAGATCCCGGGTGCGTACAAGCCGATCGAGAAGGTGATGGAGCAGCAGCGGGATCTCGTGCAGGTCGTCGCGAAGCTCAAGCAGGTCATCTGCGTCAAGGGCTGA
- a CDS encoding three-helix bundle dimerization domain-containing protein: MAIRYVAAGLKAAYPSVDPAVVDAAVATAYGTFRQAKIRVYVPILVERRVRILLGAIGREGASPAPAAGGGSAVSLPTTRGTAEESTGSTARSPLRSRWRLRRLRPSHTSDVGPDRGERI, from the coding sequence GTGGCCATCCGGTACGTGGCCGCAGGCTTGAAGGCCGCCTACCCCTCGGTCGACCCGGCGGTCGTGGACGCAGCGGTCGCGACGGCCTACGGCACTTTCCGGCAGGCGAAGATCAGGGTTTACGTCCCGATTCTGGTGGAACGCCGGGTCCGGATCTTGCTGGGCGCCATCGGCCGTGAAGGTGCCTCCCCCGCGCCGGCAGCCGGGGGCGGCTCGGCCGTCTCACTGCCGACGACGCGAGGGACGGCGGAGGAGTCGACCGGGAGCACGGCGCGCTCTCCCCTGCGCAGCCGGTGGAGGCTCCGGAGGCTCCGGCCGTCGCACACGTCGGACGTGGGCCCCGACCGTGGTGAGCGCATATGA
- a CDS encoding polyphosphate kinase 2 family protein, producing MTDARAERIAKLIEPLRVKPGSLVNLGRDFDPRYKAGLKKKHGVELLHTGVSLLAEYQERLAAQDTYGVLLCLQALDAGGKDGTIRHVMSGVNPQGVKVSSFKQPSTEELDHDYLWRYAARLPARGDIAIFNRSHYEEVLVVRVHPEILDRQRLPEHVRRADVWDRRYRDINNWERYLTDNGFKVVKVFLNLSKEEQRMRFMKRLDLPEKNWKFSTADVRERRRWDDYQHAFSEMLSATSTPWAPWYVVPADRKWFARICTAAVLAHTLMDIDPRFPVVGKEARKDLQAARHELEAEAPKGAPADPYAARHPVPEAGGEQHRRGRTAKRKHS from the coding sequence ATGACGGACGCCAGGGCCGAACGCATCGCGAAGCTCATCGAGCCACTGCGGGTGAAGCCGGGATCGCTGGTGAACCTGGGCAGGGACTTCGATCCCCGCTACAAGGCCGGCCTGAAGAAGAAGCATGGTGTAGAGCTGCTGCACACAGGTGTGTCGCTGCTCGCCGAGTACCAGGAGCGTCTGGCCGCCCAGGACACGTACGGAGTGCTGCTCTGTCTGCAGGCGCTCGATGCCGGAGGCAAGGACGGGACGATCCGGCATGTCATGAGCGGGGTGAACCCGCAAGGTGTCAAGGTGAGCAGCTTCAAGCAGCCCTCCACCGAAGAGCTCGACCACGACTACCTGTGGCGGTACGCCGCCAGGCTGCCCGCGCGCGGCGACATCGCGATCTTCAATCGTTCGCACTACGAGGAGGTCCTCGTCGTGCGGGTGCACCCGGAGATCCTCGATCGGCAGCGGCTGCCGGAGCATGTGCGAAGGGCGGATGTCTGGGACCGTCGCTACCGGGACATCAACAACTGGGAGCGCTACCTGACCGACAACGGGTTCAAGGTGGTGAAGGTCTTCCTGAACCTTTCCAAGGAAGAGCAGCGCATGCGTTTCATGAAGCGGCTCGACCTGCCGGAGAAGAACTGGAAGTTCTCCACCGCCGATGTCCGGGAGCGCCGGCGGTGGGACGACTATCAGCACGCGTTCTCCGAGATGCTCTCGGCGACCAGTACGCCGTGGGCGCCCTGGTACGTCGTACCGGCGGACCGGAAGTGGTTCGCGCGCATCTGCACGGCAGCGGTGCTGGCGCACACGCTGATGGACATCGACCCCCGCTTCCCCGTGGTCGGCAAGGAGGCGCGCAAGGACCTCCAGGCCGCCAGGCACGAGCTGGAGGCCGAGGCTCCAAAGGGCGCGCCGGCCGATCCGTACGCGGCCAGGCATCCGGTCCCCGAAGCCGGCGGCGAACAGCACCGAAGGGGCCGTACCGCGAAGCGGAAGCATTCGTAG
- a CDS encoding cation-translocating P-type ATPase yields MEMQSKRPAQRPVAPVSWYTRDPQEVASQLGVDPVSGLSSARVAELLAVNGPNTLPEEKPSPAWRRFIEQYRSYMQIVLVAAAVVSLLIAQWSTAILLIALTLLNAIVGLRQEGKAESAMNALKSMLTTTARVRRDGTESEIPAEQLVVGDVVLISAGDQVPADGRIIEAHALQIDESALTGESVPAAKDARTLPDAALGPGDQSNTAFMHTPVTHGSGLVIITGTGEDTELGKISEMLSATEKEEPPLTKELNKLTLWITAAAGLTMIVMFALGRSRDQAWDALFVSAVSLAIAAIPEALPTVTQAILSVGSLNLAKRNAIVKELPSVETLAFTSAINSDKTGTLTMNQMTAVEVVTPTDRYTVSGTGYGLDGKIHHAAGSSAGIEDAILPYLVANDAKLVDGEVVGDPTEGAFLVLAHKAGLDIEATRERLSRIATLPFDPSYKLMATFNSAVDASGRPVMRCFVKGAAPAVMARAATALSAGATIPWDAELTRRAQEQAERMGGEGRRVMAAATRDLDPAGFDPDADLLAYVTDLQMTSLVGMVDPPRDESRAAVASAQDAHIRVRMVTGDDVTTGAAIARQLGIPGKALLGADFAALPEHEQLARIDDIGVVGRVAPEHKVLLAATLKKKGDVVAMTGDGVNDAPAIKSADIGIAMGSGTDVAKNAGRMILSDDNFATIVYAVEQGRKLYDNLTKYIRFVLLLLVTFVLTFLGATIFNIAAGEPFTPPQVLWIHFVVNASFGFALGFDQKSPGLMRRRPRPRGESVLTRPVMVTVGLGGLAITVILLGLIKLGESHFGSVRIGSSMAFTAFALCLIVAAFECRSETDSVLTTSTFDSKHMNWVALAQFVLAVLVTQLDGFRRILDTTEINVRQFGWALLSAVVLLLLWELGKLLARRAQRSG; encoded by the coding sequence ATGGAGATGCAGTCGAAACGGCCGGCCCAGCGGCCCGTTGCTCCGGTGTCCTGGTACACGCGTGATCCGCAGGAAGTCGCGTCGCAACTCGGTGTCGATCCGGTGTCCGGACTCTCCTCGGCACGGGTCGCCGAGTTGCTGGCCGTGAACGGACCGAACACGCTGCCGGAGGAGAAGCCGAGTCCGGCGTGGCGGCGGTTCATCGAGCAGTACCGCAGCTATATGCAGATCGTCCTCGTGGCAGCGGCGGTGGTCTCACTGCTGATCGCGCAGTGGAGCACAGCGATCCTGCTCATCGCGCTGACGCTGCTCAACGCGATCGTGGGCCTGCGCCAGGAGGGCAAGGCCGAGAGCGCGATGAACGCGCTGAAGTCCATGCTGACGACGACTGCCCGGGTGAGGCGCGACGGAACCGAGTCGGAGATCCCGGCGGAACAGCTGGTCGTGGGCGATGTCGTGCTCATCTCCGCGGGGGACCAGGTCCCGGCGGACGGGCGGATCATCGAAGCTCACGCACTGCAGATCGACGAGTCGGCCCTCACCGGCGAGAGTGTCCCCGCCGCGAAGGACGCCAGAACACTGCCGGACGCCGCCTTGGGCCCGGGGGACCAGTCGAACACGGCGTTCATGCACACCCCGGTCACGCACGGCAGCGGTCTCGTCATCATCACCGGGACCGGCGAGGACACGGAGCTCGGAAAGATCTCGGAGATGCTGTCGGCGACCGAGAAGGAGGAGCCGCCGCTCACCAAGGAGCTCAACAAGCTGACGCTGTGGATCACGGCCGCCGCGGGCCTGACCATGATCGTGATGTTCGCCCTCGGGCGCAGCCGCGACCAGGCATGGGACGCCCTGTTCGTCAGCGCGGTCTCACTGGCCATCGCCGCCATTCCCGAGGCCCTGCCGACGGTGACCCAGGCGATCCTCTCCGTCGGCAGTCTCAACCTGGCGAAGCGCAATGCGATCGTGAAGGAGCTGCCGTCGGTCGAGACCCTGGCGTTCACGTCGGCGATCAACTCGGACAAGACCGGCACCCTGACCATGAATCAGATGACAGCGGTCGAGGTCGTGACCCCCACCGACCGGTACACCGTCTCGGGCACGGGCTACGGCCTCGACGGGAAGATCCATCACGCCGCAGGCTCCTCCGCGGGCATCGAGGACGCGATCCTCCCGTACCTCGTCGCGAATGACGCCAAGCTGGTGGACGGGGAGGTCGTGGGCGACCCCACCGAGGGCGCGTTCCTGGTGCTGGCCCACAAGGCGGGGCTGGACATCGAAGCCACCCGTGAGCGGCTGTCCCGCATCGCCACGCTGCCGTTCGACCCGAGCTACAAACTGATGGCCACCTTCAACTCCGCCGTCGATGCCTCCGGCCGGCCGGTGATGCGATGCTTCGTCAAGGGTGCGGCTCCGGCGGTGATGGCCCGCGCAGCCACCGCGCTCTCGGCCGGCGCGACCATCCCGTGGGACGCCGAGCTGACTCGGCGCGCCCAGGAGCAGGCCGAGCGCATGGGCGGTGAGGGACGCCGGGTGATGGCGGCGGCCACCCGGGATCTGGACCCGGCCGGCTTCGATCCCGACGCCGACCTGCTCGCCTACGTCACCGACCTGCAGATGACCAGCCTCGTCGGCATGGTCGATCCACCACGCGACGAGTCCCGGGCCGCCGTGGCGAGCGCCCAGGACGCCCACATCCGGGTCCGCATGGTGACCGGGGACGATGTCACCACCGGTGCCGCCATCGCCCGGCAGCTCGGGATCCCCGGGAAGGCTCTTCTCGGCGCCGATTTCGCCGCGCTCCCCGAGCACGAGCAACTGGCCCGCATCGACGACATCGGTGTGGTGGGGCGGGTCGCGCCGGAGCACAAGGTGCTGCTCGCCGCCACGCTCAAGAAGAAGGGCGACGTCGTGGCGATGACCGGCGACGGAGTCAACGACGCGCCCGCCATCAAGTCCGCCGACATCGGTATCGCCATGGGCAGCGGCACGGACGTGGCGAAGAACGCGGGGCGGATGATCCTTTCCGACGACAACTTCGCCACGATCGTCTATGCCGTGGAGCAGGGCCGAAAGCTCTACGACAACCTGACCAAGTACATCCGGTTCGTACTCCTGCTGCTGGTCACCTTCGTGCTGACCTTCCTCGGCGCCACCATTTTCAATATCGCGGCCGGTGAACCCTTCACCCCGCCGCAGGTGTTGTGGATCCACTTCGTGGTCAACGCCTCGTTCGGCTTCGCGCTCGGCTTCGACCAGAAGAGCCCGGGGCTCATGCGGCGCAGGCCGCGTCCTCGAGGGGAGTCGGTGCTGACCCGGCCCGTGATGGTGACGGTCGGGCTCGGCGGACTGGCGATCACCGTCATCCTGCTCGGACTGATCAAGCTGGGTGAGTCCCACTTCGGCAGTGTCCGCATCGGCAGTTCGATGGCGTTCACCGCCTTCGCGCTCTGTCTGATCGTGGCCGCGTTCGAATGCCGCAGCGAGACGGATTCGGTACTGACGACGAGCACGTTCGACAGCAAGCACATGAACTGGGTGGCGCTGGCCCAGTTCGTGCTCGCGGTGCTGGTGACCCAGTTGGACGGGTTCCGCCGCATCCTCGACACCACCGAGATCAATGTGCGGCAGTTCGGCTGGGCACTGCTGTCCGCCGTCGTGCTGCTGCTCCTGTGGGAACTGGGCAAGCTGCTGGCCCGCAGGGCGCAGCGCAGCGGGTGA